One Zeugodacus cucurbitae isolate PBARC_wt_2022May chromosome 3, idZeuCucr1.2, whole genome shotgun sequence genomic region harbors:
- the Pxdn_0 gene encoding uncharacterized protein Pxdn_0, translating into MAKQRLRIGLLLSCLFVVTTALRIPDDLQANSEAALRLERARSLQPCNQTDTEICPPSKYRQPTGECNNVSHRKWGARGDILLRLLAPDYADGISQPRTSTGTHALPDADNVIEQLQNHVDAELRHPHITAMLPAWGQLLANDMYEVSQLTSSPKCCNENANVKNPEELQQCYVRRGADCKEYKRSAPGFDADTCNKRQREQMNVASAYIDGSGLYGATLKDMQDLRTYISGGVKVESCKYCQLNSASGALHRALLQEHNNIGEQLAHLNPDWSEEDVFFETRRIVTAQIQHITYSEFLPMVLGQETTAKEGLKLTAEKHSSNYSSTNRAGIYNEVANGAFPSFLTMYPPEMISHSMSASQLLSVAALQKSLIPVNKNAEGWTELALAIHRGRDHGIPSYRHALDLCQEQYSGADSANITFESLAKISNIPEEHITSLRDIYQNADDVDLLVGALLEDPAVGAIFGPTITCLLTRQFELLKKSDRFWYENDIPPSSFTLEQLQSIRRTTLAGILCDSNQVEKVQSKAFIREDNFLNSELDCEQISSLDLRPWQNKQEEDELHEHVEMEPEVKEAISEINIELLEAAVERAKVELEERKRFEYESWLSQGGISAKSGDGVAASFSKANRNALALANSSLMFELTSNEILNTLNSINRRKRQAFDSNFNRNELSETLQTIDINAILGGSTQQVNTECDDPPIACDTSSPFRTITGYCNNLRNPNWGKSLTTFSRLLPSQYDDGISKVRLLSVNGSPLPNPRTVSTVIHPDISNLHTRYSLMVMQFAQFLDHDLTMTPIHKGFHESIPSCRRCNSAQTVHPECNPFPVPPGDYFFPEVNVTSGERFCFPSMRSLPGQLALGPREQINQNSHFLDASMVYGENHCVVNKLRGFGGRMNSTIRSFGKELLPQSNSHPECKSRNNLCFIAGDDRASEQPGLTAIHTIFMREHNRIVEGLRGVNPHWNSDQLFHHARRILTAEWQHMVFNEFLPRVLSWNAVNLYGLKLLPQGYYKDYNPSCSPIIFNEFAAAAFRIGHSLLRPHIPRLSVNHQPVDPPLLLRDGFFRMDAILQPGIIDEISRGLVATPMETLDQFITGEVTNHLFEDRKIPFSGIDLIALNIQRARDHGIPGYNNYRALCNLKRATTWSDLSREMPNEVINRFKKIYASVDDIDLFPGAMTERPLQGGLVGPTLACIIGIQFRQLRKCDRFWYENANPEVRFTEAQLAEIRKVTLAKVICENLEIPGDIQRAAFDLPSNFLNPRVPCSSMPQIDLSQWRENVQGCQIGNRHVRVGESAFPSPCTSCVCSTEGPQCASLRITDCGQLIRQWPKEAILRDEVCNSQCGIYLNGNGNFAQARQASVQAPVRVQRSRPQNIFKFPDLTPFIASL; encoded by the exons TTGCCTCTTTGTGGTGACCACAGCACTGCGCATTCCCGACGACTTGCAGGCGAACTCTGAGGCTGCATTGCGCTTGGAGCGCGCACGCTCATTGCAACCCTGCAATCAAACAGACACCGAAATCTGCCCACCGAGCAAGTACCGCCAACCCACCGGCGAATGCAACAATGTCTCGCATCGCAAGTGGGGCGCACGTGGCGATATCTTGCTGCGCCTCCTTGCACCCGATTACGCTGACGGCATAAGTCAACCGCGCACGTCGACTGGCACACATGCGCTGCCCGATGCCGACAACGTTATCGAACAACTGCAAAATCATGTCGACGCCGAGCTGCGGCATCCACACATTACCGCTATGTTGCCCGCTTGGGGACAATTGCTCGCCAATGATATGTATGAGGTGAGTCAGTTGACCTCCAGCCCGAAGTGCTGTAATGAGAATGCGAACGTGAAGAATCCCGAAGAGCTGCAACAGTGTTATGTACGCCGTGGCGCCGATTGTAAGGAGTACAAACGCTCCGCGCCTGGTTTTGATGCGGATACATGCAACAAGC GTCAACGCGAGCAGATGAACGTCGCCTCGGCCTACATCGATGGCTCCGGTTTGTATGGCGCCACCTTGAAGGATATGCAGGATCTGCGCACCTACATTAGTGGTGGCGTTAAGGTTGAATCATGCAAATACTGTCAGTTGAACAGCGCTTCGGGTGCGCTGCATCGCGCGCTCTTGCAAGAGCACAACAACATCGGCGAGCAGTTGGCGCATTTGAATCCCGATTGGTCCGAGGAGGATGTGTTCTTTGAGACGCGTCGCATTGTTACCGCACAAATCCAGCACATCACCTACAGCGAATTCTTGCCCATGGTGTTGGGTCAGGAGACAACCGCCAAGGAGGGTCTGAA ACTCACCGCCGAAAAGCACTCATCGAACTACTCGAGCACCAATCGTGCTGGCATCTATAATGAGGTCGCCAATGGCGCTTTCCCCTCATTCCTCACCATGTATCCACCAGAGATG ATCTCGCACTCCATGTCTGCTTCTCAACTACTCTCGGTCGCTGCGCTGCAAAAGTCGCTGATTCCTGTTAATAAGAATGCGGAAGGTTGGACCGAACTGGCTTTGGCCATCCATCGTGGTCGCGATCATGGCATACCTTCTTACCGCCACGCCTTGGACTTGTGTCAGGAGCAGTACTCAGGCGCAGATTCAGCTAATATTACCTTTGAGTCTTTGGCCAAAATCTCGAATATACCCGAGGAACACATTACCAGTTTGAGGGATATTTACCA AAACGCCGATGATGTTGATTTGTTGGTCGGTGCTCTGCTTGAAGATCCCGCCGTGGGCGCGATTTTCGGTCCCACTATCACCTGCTTGCTTACACGTCAATTCGAATTGCTGAAGAAGTCCGATCGTTTCTGGTATGAAAATGATATTCCTCCATCCTCCTTCACTTTGGAGCAACTGCAGAGCATACGTCGTACCACATTGGCTGGTATACTTTGCGATTCCAATCAGGTCGAAAAGGTGCAATCAAAGGCATTCATACGCGAGGATAACTTTTT GAACTCCGAACTTGATTGCGAACAAATCTCGTCATTAGATTTGCGTCCTTGGCAAAACAAGCAAGAAGAAGATGAGCTACATGAACATGTCGAAATGGAACCGGAAGTTAAAGAGGCCATAAGCGAAATCAATATTGAGTTATTGGAGGCTGCCGTAGAACGCGCCAAGGTGGAACTGGAGGAACGCAAGCGTTTCGAATACGAATCTTGGTTGTCAC AGGGTGGCATTAGCGCCAAATCTGGCGACGGCGTCGCGGCATCCTTCAGCAAGGCCAACCGCAATGCGCTCGCTCTGGCCAACTCATCGCTCATGTTTGAGTTGACTTCCAATGAGATCCTGAATACCTTGAACTCCATTAATCGTCGCAAACGTCAAGCCTTCGATAGCAACTTCAATCGCAATGAACTATCAGAGACTCTTCAAACTATTGATATAAATGCTATACTTGGTGGCTCAACCCAACAGGTCAATACCGAATGCGATGATCCACCAATTGCTTGTGATACCTCATCGCCCTTCCGTACCATCACCGGTTACTGTAATAACTTACGCAATCCCAACTGGGGTAAATCGTTGACCACTTTCTCACGTCTCTTGCCGTCACAATACGACGATGGTATCTCGAAGGTGCGATTGCTCTCGGTCAACGGCAGTCCTTTGCCAAACCCACGTACCGTTTCGACCGTCATTCACCCGGATATCTCCAACTTGCATACACGTTACTCTCTCATGGTGATGCAGTTCGCACAGTTCCTCGATCACGATCTGACTATGACACCAATCCACAAAGGTTTCCACGAATCCATTCCCAGCTGCCGTCGTTGCAATTCCGCACAAACCGTACATCCCGAATGTAATCCCTTCCCAGTGCCACCCGGCGACTATTTCTTCCCCGAAGTAAATGTGACAAGCGGTGAACGTTTCTGCTTCCCTTCGATGAGATCATTGCCTGGCCAGTTGGCGTTGGGTCCACGTGAACAGATCAATCAAAATTCTCACTTCTTGGATGCCTCTATGGTTTATGGTGAAAATCATTGTGTCGTAAATAAATTGCGCGGCTTCGGTGGTCGCATGAACTCCACAATCCGCTCATTCGGTAAGGAACTACTGCCACAATCCAATTCTCATCCCGAATGTAAGTCACGCAACAACCTCTGCTTCATTGCTGGCGATGATCGCGCTTCTGAGCAGCCAGGTCTCACTGCCATCCACACGATATTCATGCGTGAACACAATCGCATTGTCGAGGGTCTACGTGGTGTGAACCCCCACTGGAACAGCGATCAATTGTTCCATCATGCGCGTCGCATACTCACCGCCGAATGGCAACATATGGTCTTCAATGAATTCTTACCACGTGTGCTCAGTTGGAACGCTGTGAATTTGTATGGTCTGAAATTGCTGCCTCAAGGCTACTACAAGGACTACAATCCTTCATGCAGTCCAATCATCTTCAACGAATTCGCTGCGGCCGCTTTCCGTATTGGACACTCCCTGTTGCGTCCACATATTCCACGCTTAAGTGTCAACCACCAACCCGTCGACCCACCATTGCTGTTGCGTGATGGTTTCTTCCGTATGGATGCTATACTACAG CCCGGCATCATTGACGAGATCTCGCGTGGTTTAGTCGCTACACCTATGGAAACTTTGGATCAGTTCATCACCGGTGAGGTAACCAATCATTTGTTCGAGGACCGTAAGATTCCATTCTCCGGCATTGATCTTATCGCACTCAACATTCAAAGAG CACGTGATCACGGTATTCCCGGCTATAACAACTACCGTGCTCTCTGCAACTTGAAACGCGCCACCACCTGGAGCGATCTCAGTCGCGAAATGCCAAACGAAGTCATTAACCGTTTCAAGAAAATCTATGCTTCCGTCGACGATATAGATCTATTCCCTGGCGCCATGACTGAACGTCCATTGCAAGGTGGCTTGGTCGGTCCAACATTGGCTTGTATTATTGGTATACAGTTCCGTCAACTGCGTAAATGCGATCGTTTCTGGTATGAGAACGCCAATCCCGAGGTGCGCTTCACAGAAGCACAACTGGCTGAAATTCGTAAAGTCACATTGGCTAAGGTGATTTGCGAGAACTTGGAGATTCCTGGAGATATACAACGTGCTGCTTTCGATTTGCCCAGCAATTTCCT CAACCCACGTGTACCCTGCTCTTCAATGCCACAAATTGATTTGAGTCAATGGCGTGAAAACGTACAAGGTTGCCAGATTGGCAACAGACATGTGCGTGTCGGCGAATCGGCATTCCCCTCGCCCTGTACCAGCTGTGTGTGCTCCACCGAAGGG CCACAATGTGCCTCGCTACGCATCACCGACTGCGGCCAACTGATCCGCCAATGGCCCAAAGAAGCCATTCTACGCGACGAAGTCTGTAACTCACAGTGTGGCATCTACTTGAATGGCAATGGCAACTTTGCGCAGGCGCGCCAGGCCTCCGTGCAGGCACCAGTGCGCGTGCAACGCTCTCGCCCACAGAACATCTTCAAATTCCCCGATCTAACGCCATTCATTGCTTCCTTGTAG